The Thermoclostridium stercorarium subsp. stercorarium DSM 8532 genome contains a region encoding:
- the nagA gene encoding N-acetylglucosamine-6-phosphate deacetylase, producing the protein MYTWIFNAILVSENNHYYRLGERKENMIIQSKMVFVSGQFIPAQIHMDNGKISKISPYGESVPDTDYEDKLIVPGFIDIHTHGMGGYSADDPSPEGLIKWLKALPSEGVTAFLPTTTTQSKENTVRALKNIADVMKQNHSGAEILGIHLEGPFIDYNHKGMHIKDHLRAPSVEEFMEYQKAADNSIKYMTIACEHDSDFALIRYATRNGVTVSIGHSGASFENAMLALANGAMSFTHSFNAMKGLHHREPAVAGALMSSNAFAEVIADGYHVHPSVVKILFNAKGNSNVILVTDAIGVKGLPEGVYEISNVKVSLDKNGTARNFGTDTIAGSSLKMNEGVKFLVERCSVSVENAILAATLNPARVLGVENRKGQIRYGNDADLTVLDYDFGVTAAYCRGMLVYCSNNCRD; encoded by the coding sequence TTGTATACATGGATTTTCAATGCTATATTAGTGTCAGAAAACAATCATTATTACAGGTTGGGCGAAAGGAAGGAGAACATGATTATCCAGAGTAAAATGGTATTTGTTTCGGGGCAGTTTATTCCTGCTCAAATTCATATGGATAACGGCAAAATTTCAAAAATCTCACCCTACGGTGAGTCAGTTCCCGATACTGATTATGAAGATAAATTGATCGTTCCCGGTTTCATTGACATACATACCCACGGAATGGGTGGCTATTCCGCCGATGATCCTTCACCCGAAGGACTGATTAAGTGGCTTAAAGCTTTGCCTTCTGAAGGCGTTACGGCGTTTCTTCCCACTACCACTACGCAAAGTAAGGAAAATACAGTAAGAGCACTCAAAAATATTGCCGACGTAATGAAACAGAATCACTCCGGTGCCGAAATTTTGGGTATACATCTTGAGGGTCCGTTTATTGATTACAACCATAAAGGAATGCATATAAAGGATCATCTGAGGGCGCCATCGGTTGAAGAATTCATGGAATATCAGAAAGCGGCGGACAACTCGATTAAATATATGACAATTGCCTGTGAACATGACAGTGATTTTGCACTTATCCGTTATGCAACCCGGAACGGGGTTACCGTGTCCATCGGTCACAGCGGGGCAAGTTTTGAAAATGCAATGCTGGCTCTTGCAAACGGCGCGATGTCGTTTACGCACAGTTTCAATGCGATGAAAGGGCTTCATCACCGGGAACCTGCGGTTGCGGGCGCATTAATGAGTTCCAATGCGTTTGCGGAGGTAATTGCCGACGGATATCATGTACATCCGAGTGTGGTAAAGATACTGTTTAATGCAAAAGGAAATTCAAATGTAATACTTGTAACTGACGCTATAGGCGTTAAAGGCCTTCCTGAAGGGGTGTATGAAATATCAAATGTAAAAGTGTCGCTGGACAAAAACGGTACGGCGCGAAATTTCGGAACTGACACAATAGCGGGAAGCTCCCTGAAAATGAATGAAGGAGTTAAATTCCTTGTTGAACGTTGTTCGGTTTCAGTTGAAAATGCAATTCTCGCGGCGACTTTGAACCCTGCAAGGGTCCTTGGCGTTGAAAACAGAAAAGGGCAGATCAGATATGGAAATGATGCCGATCTTACCGTCCTTGATTATGATTTCGGCGTAACGGCTGCTTATTGCAGAGGTATGCTGGTTTATTGCAGTAATAATTGCAGGGATTAG
- a CDS encoding M23 family metallopeptidase, with protein MKRKKGKAQKRRKYFTLMLIPHNSGRVKTLKTTHPVLKLFLLATFFVSVIMALIYQLMLIKEENLRLRKEYSALNLFLTEQQKLAIQNLSVISEIEKLEKISQDKIEEFHYQIQNLVKNYIDKETKTLAINRSAIASNPAISFAGKISELKALLKFLEDADKEEDKLFSELAEKKFELENYLNSLPTIWPTEGFIESGFGNRLHPIYKKYHSHTGVDIAGEIGNPIYAAASGTVIAVGKNGGYGYMVDIDHGNGLVTRYAHCSKILVKKWQKVKAGEKIAEVGDTGVTTGPHLHFEILLNGEPIDPVIFIGTEQN; from the coding sequence ATGAAAAGGAAAAAAGGGAAAGCACAAAAAAGAAGGAAATATTTCACTTTAATGCTTATACCTCATAATTCCGGCAGGGTGAAAACCTTGAAGACCACTCATCCTGTGCTGAAACTATTCCTGCTCGCGACATTTTTTGTGTCGGTAATAATGGCTCTTATTTATCAATTAATGCTCATAAAAGAAGAAAATCTGCGGCTGCGTAAAGAATACAGCGCTTTGAATTTATTTCTTACCGAACAACAAAAATTGGCCATTCAAAATTTATCTGTCATATCTGAAATAGAAAAACTTGAAAAAATTTCACAGGACAAAATCGAAGAATTTCATTATCAGATCCAGAACCTGGTGAAAAATTATATCGACAAGGAAACAAAAACACTTGCAATCAACAGATCAGCCATAGCATCAAATCCTGCGATCTCTTTCGCGGGTAAAATCTCGGAATTAAAAGCATTGCTGAAATTTCTTGAAGATGCCGATAAAGAAGAAGACAAACTTTTCTCTGAACTGGCTGAGAAAAAATTCGAGCTGGAGAATTATCTCAACAGCCTGCCTACAATCTGGCCGACCGAAGGTTTTATAGAGTCGGGATTTGGTAACAGACTTCATCCAATCTACAAGAAATATCATTCCCATACAGGGGTGGATATCGCAGGAGAGATAGGAAATCCAATATATGCAGCCGCATCAGGTACTGTTATAGCAGTAGGTAAAAACGGCGGATACGGGTACATGGTTGACATTGATCATGGGAATGGCCTGGTTACGCGTTATGCCCACTGTTCAAAAATCCTCGTAAAAAAGTGGCAGAAAGTTAAAGCAGGGGAAAAAATTGCAGAAGTCGGCGATACCGGAGTAACAACCGGGCCGCATCTGCATTTTGAAATATTACTGAACGGTGAACCCATAGATCCGGTTATATTCATTGGGACGGAACAAAATTAA
- a CDS encoding bactofilin family protein, with protein MKKNKHTVIDTVIGENTTITGNIESDGSIKIEGRVEGDIKAAGDVTVLANGVVKGNIWCENVILSGTVTGNIYARNNLHLESTARLKGDVEIHTLVSDQGAVFEGNCKMVEPPADEDKNRKKKFEFKLGKPQNEVIEKEG; from the coding sequence ATGAAAAAAAATAAACATACAGTGATCGACACGGTTATCGGTGAAAATACGACAATTACGGGAAATATTGAGTCCGACGGTTCAATAAAGATAGAAGGACGTGTGGAAGGCGATATTAAAGCGGCAGGGGATGTTACAGTTCTCGCCAATGGGGTTGTTAAAGGGAATATATGGTGTGAAAATGTTATTTTGTCCGGAACGGTTACAGGAAACATTTACGCCAGAAACAACCTGCATCTCGAATCAACCGCCCGCCTAAAGGGAGATGTGGAAATACATACTCTTGTATCCGACCAAGGAGCGGTTTTTGAAGGAAACTGCAAAATGGTTGAACCTCCGGCTGATGAAGACAAAAACAGAAAAAAGAAATTTGAATTCAAACTTGGTAAGCCCCAGAACGAAGTTATAGAAAAAGAGGGTTGA
- a CDS encoding sodium:glutamate symporter produces MNRRILMENGWIIALYFSGIAACLGIATVLKLKVRIFQKHLMPTSMLAGAIGFIALQLARYVFGWLDEETLRKIQHELGYLVSHLMAIGFIALALKDRNKKRNTDIVNTGYAIVKTYMVQGILGFGISLFLARFFYPDMFPPLGMMLPLGFAQGPGQAVNIGIKWEEAGFTDGANIGLAIANLGFVWALVGGVPFLNFLLKRVYKNHKKYGINEVKDMELEKHTKRTMFVPKSMHIDDLTIQLLLIGSAYLVTYLLLWGMSKILTHLGTFGETVSEMLWGFNFVIGTVVALAARGIIDRLRVKRVIRHKYADNYLLQRISTSSFDFMITASLAAVSLSVLKSNLGPILIITTAGGLFMMVYCYYLGKMIYKDEQLEHIIALYGLWTGTITTGIALLREIDPYAKSRVSENLVLGSGFAIFVGFPLMFILALPIHGFKHNQPIYYFWTFVAMIAMDILMTVLLYLNRPGRKQEGKQNKKRV; encoded by the coding sequence ATGAACAGGAGAATACTTATGGAAAACGGATGGATTATAGCTTTGTATTTTTCGGGAATAGCTGCATGCTTGGGAATAGCCACCGTTTTAAAGCTGAAGGTTAGGATTTTTCAGAAGCATCTGATGCCCACCTCTATGCTGGCCGGAGCGATAGGTTTTATTGCATTACAGCTTGCGAGGTATGTCTTTGGCTGGCTGGATGAAGAAACGCTGCGCAAAATCCAGCATGAACTCGGATACCTGGTTTCGCACCTCATGGCAATAGGATTCATAGCCCTGGCTTTAAAGGATCGGAACAAGAAAAGGAATACCGATATCGTCAATACAGGCTATGCAATTGTAAAAACATACATGGTTCAAGGAATTCTTGGTTTTGGCATATCGTTGTTTCTGGCAAGATTTTTTTATCCTGACATGTTTCCTCCGTTAGGAATGATGCTGCCGTTGGGTTTTGCACAGGGGCCCGGGCAGGCGGTTAACATCGGCATAAAATGGGAAGAAGCCGGTTTTACCGACGGTGCGAACATAGGCCTCGCCATTGCAAACCTGGGGTTTGTATGGGCTTTGGTTGGAGGAGTTCCGTTTCTGAATTTTCTTTTGAAAAGGGTATATAAAAATCATAAAAAATACGGCATCAATGAAGTTAAGGATATGGAACTCGAAAAACATACAAAACGTACGATGTTCGTTCCCAAAAGCATGCATATAGATGATTTGACCATTCAGCTTCTCTTAATAGGTTCGGCGTATCTTGTGACTTATCTGCTGCTTTGGGGAATGTCGAAGATTCTTACACACCTTGGGACATTTGGTGAGACAGTTTCGGAAATGTTATGGGGATTTAATTTCGTGATAGGCACGGTAGTTGCGCTGGCGGCCCGCGGTATTATAGACAGATTGCGCGTTAAACGCGTAATCCGGCACAAATATGCCGATAACTACCTGCTTCAGAGAATTTCAACCTCGTCCTTTGACTTTATGATTACCGCTTCCCTTGCCGCTGTTTCATTAAGCGTGCTGAAGTCAAATCTGGGGCCGATACTCATAATCACCACTGCCGGTGGACTGTTCATGATGGTATATTGCTACTATCTTGGGAAAATGATTTATAAAGATGAGCAGCTTGAACATATAATTGCGCTTTACGGCTTGTGGACTGGAACGATAACAACGGGTATTGCGCTGCTCAGAGAAATTGACCCGTATGCAAAATCCAGGGTTTCCGAAAACCTGGTATTAGGCAGCGGATTCGCAATATTCGTAGGTTTTCCGTTAATGTTTATACTGGCTCTGCCAATTCATGGCTTTAAGCACAACCAGCCGATATATTATTTCTGGACCTTCGTTGCAATGATAGCGATGGACATTTTAATGACGGTTTTACTGTACCTGAACAGACCGGGCAGAAAGCAGGAAGGAAAACAAAATAAAAAGAGGGTATAG
- a CDS encoding chemotaxis protein CheX has protein sequence MKVDYINPILIASSKIIKALLQEDITLGRLSLLDSHNLKDSVAIILWMTGDFDGRFIFAIKRNVALQIASAMMGERITELNDMAKSAVAEMATIILGRTGIIFSERGIDVKISYPTLVEGDSVYISTLNPRKRSIINIPLIMSRGNVIDIKIESGDLIRE, from the coding sequence ATGAAGGTTGATTACATCAATCCCATTTTAATTGCCTCAAGCAAAATCATAAAGGCCCTTTTGCAGGAAGATATCACTTTAGGAAGGTTGTCCCTGCTTGACAGTCATAACCTTAAGGACAGTGTTGCCATCATTTTATGGATGACCGGGGATTTTGACGGGCGTTTCATATTTGCGATTAAACGCAATGTCGCATTGCAGATCGCCAGCGCTATGATGGGAGAAAGGATCACGGAACTTAACGATATGGCTAAAAGCGCCGTTGCTGAAATGGCCACGATAATACTTGGGCGTACTGGTATTATTTTTTCTGAGAGGGGTATAGACGTAAAAATAAGTTACCCGACTTTGGTTGAGGGGGACAGCGTTTACATATCTACTCTTAATCCCAGGAAACGATCCATAATAAATATTCCGTTAATTATGAGCCGAGGCAATGTAATTGACATAAAAATTGAAAGCGGAGATTTAATCCGCGAGTAA
- the plsY gene encoding glycerol-3-phosphate 1-O-acyltransferase PlsY — protein sequence MFGKIVLCVVAGYLLGSLNGSLVIGKLFYKKDVRMYGSGNAGATNTLRSLGPKAAAAVTVVDLLKGILACLIGQLISGYVENAGYVGMYAAGFAAVLGHNWPIFFGFKGGKGVLTTFAVILYITPLPALICLGIFIIVVAVTRYVSLGSLIASVCWPVVSLFFNIPTVLRVLGILMVLLIVARHKDNIVRLKNHTEKRISFKGN from the coding sequence ATGTTTGGTAAAATCGTCTTATGCGTGGTTGCAGGGTATTTGCTGGGAAGTTTAAACGGTTCGCTCGTAATAGGGAAGCTGTTTTATAAAAAAGATGTAAGAATGTATGGCAGCGGAAACGCAGGTGCAACCAATACGCTTCGCTCACTGGGACCAAAAGCGGCTGCCGCCGTAACGGTGGTTGATTTGCTAAAGGGAATTCTTGCGTGTTTAATCGGTCAGTTAATTTCGGGATATGTGGAGAACGCTGGTTATGTTGGAATGTATGCCGCAGGTTTTGCTGCGGTTTTGGGCCACAACTGGCCGATATTTTTTGGCTTTAAGGGTGGTAAGGGAGTATTGACTACATTCGCCGTAATCCTTTATATAACTCCTTTGCCCGCTCTTATCTGCCTTGGAATTTTCATCATAGTAGTTGCCGTTACCCGGTATGTGTCTCTTGGTTCCTTAATTGCGTCGGTTTGCTGGCCCGTTGTTTCGCTTTTTTTCAATATACCGACAGTGCTTAGGGTCTTGGGAATATTGATGGTTTTGCTTATTGTCGCCCGACACAAGGATAACATCGTGAGACTGAAAAATCATACCGAGAAGAGGATAAGTTTTAAGGGGAATTAA
- the der gene encoding ribosome biogenesis GTPase Der, translating to MSKPVVAIVGRPNVGKSTLFNYITGRRISITEDTPGITRDRIYAEAEWRGRKFTLIDTGGIEPDTDDYIKKMMLRQAELAMETADVIIFLLDMKTGLTAADNDVAAMLRKSKKPVIVAVNKVDNIGELPPDAYEFYNLGMGDFYPISSVHGLGIGELLDAVFEYFPEEAAEEQDDDIINVAVIGRPNVGKSSLINCILGEERVIVSDVPGTTRDAIDTLVIRNGKRYNFIDTAGIRRKSRIEENIERYSVIRSFMAVDRSDVCLIVIDANDGVTEQDTKIAGYAHEQGKASVIAVNKWDMIEKETGTLEKMQKEILQKLDFMSYAPVVFISAKTGQRVEKLFELVDYVFEQASLRIQTGMLNDVLNEAMAMVQPPSDKGKRLKIYYMTQTGIRPPKFVLFINDKELMHFSYERYIINTLRSNFGFAGTPIQLIMKEKQEE from the coding sequence TTGTCGAAACCCGTTGTAGCAATAGTAGGAAGACCTAATGTCGGTAAATCGACATTGTTCAATTATATAACAGGGCGGAGGATATCAATAACCGAAGACACTCCGGGGATAACCAGGGACAGAATTTACGCCGAAGCCGAATGGCGGGGCAGAAAGTTTACGCTCATTGATACCGGCGGTATAGAACCCGACACCGATGATTATATAAAAAAGATGATGCTCCGGCAGGCGGAGCTGGCAATGGAAACCGCTGACGTTATTATTTTCCTGCTGGATATGAAGACAGGCTTAACCGCCGCAGACAACGATGTAGCGGCAATGCTCAGAAAATCGAAGAAACCTGTGATTGTGGCGGTTAATAAGGTTGATAACATCGGTGAGCTTCCGCCCGATGCATATGAGTTTTATAACCTGGGAATGGGGGATTTTTACCCCATATCGTCGGTTCATGGCCTTGGGATAGGAGAACTGCTTGATGCGGTGTTTGAGTATTTTCCTGAAGAGGCTGCGGAGGAACAGGATGACGACATTATCAACGTTGCTGTTATAGGAAGGCCCAATGTAGGCAAGTCATCCCTTATAAACTGCATACTGGGCGAAGAAAGGGTTATTGTAAGCGATGTCCCCGGAACAACAAGGGATGCGATAGATACACTCGTGATTCGCAACGGAAAACGGTATAATTTCATAGACACTGCCGGTATCCGGAGGAAAAGCAGAATAGAAGAAAATATTGAAAGGTACAGTGTGATACGTTCATTTATGGCTGTTGACAGATCCGATGTATGCCTTATAGTGATCGATGCGAACGACGGTGTCACCGAGCAGGATACCAAAATTGCAGGCTATGCCCATGAACAGGGAAAGGCCTCGGTTATAGCAGTGAACAAATGGGACATGATTGAAAAAGAAACAGGAACACTTGAAAAAATGCAGAAAGAAATACTTCAGAAGCTTGATTTCATGAGCTATGCACCTGTGGTTTTCATCTCTGCAAAAACCGGGCAGAGAGTTGAAAAACTGTTCGAACTGGTGGATTATGTTTTTGAGCAGGCGTCACTGCGGATACAGACCGGAATGCTGAATGACGTGCTTAATGAGGCGATGGCTATGGTACAGCCTCCGTCTGACAAAGGTAAACGCCTGAAGATATATTATATGACTCAGACAGGTATAAGACCGCCGAAATTTGTTTTGTTTATCAACGATAAGGAGTTAATGCATTTTTCCTATGAGAGGTATATCATAAACACGCTGAGAAGCAATTTTGGATTTGCAGGTACGCCGATTCAGTTAATAATGAAAGAAAAACAGGAAGAATAA
- the lysA gene encoding diaminopimelate decarboxylase produces MFAGLRVNEAGHLEIGGCDTVELAEKYGTPLYVMDETIIRNNCRAYKEAINKYYDGYGMVLYASKAFCTTAICRIMEQEGLGLDVVSGGELYTAIKAGFPTERIYFHGNNKTIDEIRMGIEYNVGRFVVDNETELLNIEKIAAEKNRKVKILFRVKPGIDAHTHQFIKTGQIDSKFGVALENGEAHAFVEKAAGMEHIELVGVHCHIGSQIFELEPFGLAAEVMVNFIAEIRDRFGIQLSELNLGGGVGIKYTEKDSPIEYDRFVETISKTVKRICNTKKLGRIYILMEPGRSIVAPAGITLYRVGNVKDIKGVRKYVSVDGGMSDNPRYALYNAEYTALLANKPDSPKTETVTIAGKCCESGDIIAKDVKMPVTEPGDIVAVLATGAYNYSMAMNYNRIGKPPVVLVKDGKDRLIVRRETYDDIIRHDLIPDDL; encoded by the coding sequence ATGTTTGCAGGTTTGAGGGTTAATGAGGCAGGACACCTGGAAATAGGCGGGTGCGATACGGTAGAATTGGCGGAAAAATACGGAACTCCTCTGTATGTTATGGACGAAACGATCATTCGGAATAACTGCAGGGCATATAAAGAAGCCATAAACAAATACTATGACGGTTACGGAATGGTACTGTATGCAAGCAAGGCTTTTTGTACGACCGCAATATGCAGGATTATGGAACAGGAAGGCCTGGGGCTTGACGTTGTCTCCGGCGGAGAATTGTATACTGCGATAAAAGCAGGTTTCCCCACCGAAAGGATTTATTTTCATGGAAACAATAAAACCATTGATGAAATTAGAATGGGCATAGAATACAATGTGGGCCGTTTTGTGGTTGACAATGAAACAGAGCTGCTGAATATAGAGAAAATTGCTGCTGAAAAAAACAGGAAAGTAAAAATACTGTTCCGTGTAAAACCGGGTATTGACGCCCATACACATCAGTTTATTAAAACAGGGCAGATTGATTCCAAATTCGGTGTAGCACTGGAAAACGGTGAAGCACACGCATTTGTCGAAAAAGCGGCCGGCATGGAACATATAGAATTGGTCGGCGTACACTGCCATATCGGTTCACAGATATTCGAACTTGAGCCTTTTGGGTTGGCAGCCGAAGTTATGGTGAATTTTATTGCGGAAATAAGGGACAGGTTTGGAATACAACTGTCTGAATTAAACCTTGGAGGCGGAGTCGGAATTAAATATACCGAAAAAGATTCACCCATTGAATATGACAGGTTTGTTGAAACCATTTCAAAAACCGTTAAAAGAATATGTAATACGAAAAAACTTGGAAGAATTTATATCCTGATGGAACCCGGCAGATCAATAGTGGCTCCTGCCGGAATAACCCTGTACCGGGTAGGAAATGTCAAAGATATAAAAGGTGTAAGAAAATATGTGTCGGTGGACGGCGGGATGAGCGACAATCCCCGTTACGCCCTTTACAATGCCGAATATACCGCCTTGCTTGCGAATAAACCGGACAGCCCGAAAACCGAGACGGTTACGATAGCAGGAAAATGCTGCGAATCAGGGGATATCATAGCAAAAGACGTAAAAATGCCTGTGACCGAACCGGGTGATATCGTTGCGGTTCTTGCGACGGGAGCATACAATTATTCAATGGCAATGAATTATAACAGAATAGGAAAGCCACCGGTTGTTCTTGTAAAGGACGGCAAAGACCGCCTTATCGTCAGACGTGAAACCTACGATGACATAATCCGCCATGATTTAATACCCGACGATCTGTAG
- the rplL gene encoding 50S ribosomal protein L7/L12, with protein sequence MSEKVTKLIEDIKGLTVLELSELVKALEEEFGVSAAAPVAVAAVAPAGGAAGGAEAAQAEEKTEFTVVLKEVGADKIKVIKVVREVTGLGLKEAKDLVEGAPSTVKEGVSKDEAQKIVEKFKEVGATCELK encoded by the coding sequence ATGAGTGAAAAGGTAACAAAATTAATTGAGGACATTAAGGGTTTAACCGTTCTTGAACTTTCAGAATTAGTTAAAGCTCTTGAAGAAGAATTCGGAGTATCTGCCGCTGCTCCCGTAGCAGTAGCTGCTGTTGCTCCTGCAGGCGGTGCAGCCGGTGGCGCTGAAGCCGCTCAGGCAGAAGAAAAGACAGAATTCACCGTTGTTCTGAAGGAAGTAGGTGCTGACAAGATTAAGGTAATCAAGGTGGTACGTGAAGTTACCGGCCTTGGCCTTAAGGAAGCAAAAGACCTTGTTGAAGGCGCACCTTCAACGGTAAAGGAAGGCGTATCCAAGGACGAGGCACAGAAGATTGTGGAAAAGTTCAAGGAAGTTGGAGCTACCTGCGAACTGAAGTAA
- the rplJ gene encoding 50S ribosomal protein L10 — MPSEKVLNLKKAKVKELSEKMKAAKSFILADYRGLTVEQDTKMRREMRAAGVEYTVIKNSIIRFAAQENGYDLNQYLVGPTALAISLNDPVAPSKLLTKFAKEFEKLEIKAGVVEGKIVDINGIKAIASLPSKEELVAKVVGGLSGPLYGIVNVLNANIRGLVVALNAIAEKKQAEA, encoded by the coding sequence GTGCCCAGTGAAAAAGTCTTGAATCTGAAAAAGGCCAAGGTAAAAGAACTTTCTGAAAAGATGAAAGCGGCTAAGTCTTTTATTTTGGCAGATTACAGAGGGTTGACCGTCGAACAGGATACCAAGATGAGACGGGAGATGCGTGCAGCCGGTGTTGAGTATACTGTAATAAAGAATTCAATTATCAGGTTTGCGGCACAGGAAAACGGCTATGATTTAAATCAGTATTTGGTAGGGCCGACGGCTCTGGCAATAAGTCTTAATGATCCGGTAGCACCGTCAAAATTATTGACCAAGTTTGCCAAGGAATTTGAAAAGCTTGAAATAAAAGCTGGTGTTGTTGAAGGAAAGATTGTTGACATCAACGGCATTAAGGCCATTGCAAGTCTTCCTTCAAAGGAAGAGCTGGTGGCAAAGGTTGTTGGTGGTTTGTCAGGTCCGTTGTACGGAATAGTAAATGTTTTGAATGCAAATATCCGCGGTTTGGTAGTGGCATTGAACGCCATTGCGGAAAAAAAGCAAGCTGAAGCTTAA
- the rplA gene encoding 50S ribosomal protein L1: MKRGKKYLESAKLVDKTRLYEPREAFELVQKTAHAKFDETVEVHVRLGVDSRHADQQVRGAVVLPHGTGKTVRVLVFAKGEKATEAEKAGADYVGAEELVAKIQNENWFDFDVVVATPDMMGVVGRLGRVLGPKGLMPNPKAGTVTMDVAKAIADIKAGKIEYRLDKTNIIHCPIGKVSFGTEKLLDNFRTLMDAIIRAKPAAAKGQYLKSVVVSSTMGPGIKINQQKVLD; this comes from the coding sequence ATGAAGAGAGGCAAGAAATATCTTGAAAGCGCAAAGCTTGTAGATAAAACCAGGTTATATGAACCCAGAGAGGCATTTGAACTTGTTCAGAAGACAGCGCATGCAAAATTTGATGAAACTGTCGAGGTTCATGTACGGCTGGGTGTTGACTCGCGTCATGCCGATCAGCAGGTCAGAGGTGCCGTTGTTCTGCCTCATGGAACGGGTAAAACAGTTCGCGTGCTGGTATTTGCGAAAGGTGAAAAGGCAACAGAGGCTGAAAAGGCAGGCGCTGATTATGTAGGCGCTGAGGAACTTGTTGCAAAAATCCAGAATGAAAACTGGTTTGATTTTGACGTTGTTGTAGCAACTCCCGACATGATGGGCGTTGTCGGACGTCTGGGACGTGTTTTGGGACCAAAGGGCTTAATGCCCAACCCGAAAGCCGGTACCGTTACAATGGACGTGGCAAAGGCAATTGCCGACATTAAAGCCGGTAAAATCGAGTACCGCCTGGATAAGACAAACATTATACATTGCCCGATTGGAAAGGTGTCTTTCGGTACCGAAAAGCTGCTTGACAACTTCCGTACTCTGATGGACGCGATTATAAGGGCTAAGCCGGCAGCCGCAAAGGGACAGTATCTGAAGAGCGTAGTTGTTTCTTCAACTATGGGTCCCGGTATTAAAATCAATCAGCAGAAAGTTTTGGACTAA
- the rplK gene encoding 50S ribosomal protein L11 produces the protein MAKKVAAYVKLQIPAGKATPAPPVGPALGQHGVNIMQFCKEFNERTAKDAGLIIPVVLTIYSDRSFTFVTKTPPAAVLIKRACKIEKGSGVPNREKVAKLSKEDLRKIAELKMPDLNAASLEAAMSMIAGTARSMGVVVEE, from the coding sequence ATGGCAAAGAAAGTAGCGGCCTATGTGAAGCTCCAAATACCTGCAGGAAAGGCTACACCTGCTCCACCGGTTGGACCAGCTTTAGGACAACATGGTGTTAACATTATGCAATTCTGCAAAGAATTCAACGAGAGAACGGCGAAAGATGCCGGGCTGATCATTCCGGTTGTGTTAACAATTTATTCAGACAGGTCTTTTACTTTCGTGACGAAAACGCCGCCTGCTGCAGTGCTTATAAAAAGAGCATGCAAGATTGAAAAAGGATCGGGCGTTCCCAATCGTGAAAAAGTCGCTAAACTGTCGAAAGAGGATTTAAGAAAGATTGCGGAGCTGAAGATGCCTGATTTGAATGCAGCAAGTCTTGAAGCGGCAATGAGCATGATAGCCGGAACTGCAAGAAGCATGGGCGTTGTTGTGGAAGAATGA
- the nusG gene encoding transcription termination/antitermination protein NusG, producing the protein MSEQAYWYVVHTYSGYENKVKANLEKILENNPHLQNYIFDIVVPMEEQIEIKDGKKKTTLKKVFPGYVLVKMIITDESWYVVRNIRGVTGFVGPGSKPVPLSDEEIRAMGVEQVETVVDYEVGDTVRVIEGPLESFIGTVEEISMDRKKVRVLVSMFGRETPVELDFTQIQKL; encoded by the coding sequence ATGTCTGAACAGGCATATTGGTATGTTGTGCACACTTATTCCGGTTATGAAAATAAAGTAAAGGCGAACCTGGAAAAAATACTGGAGAATAATCCCCATCTGCAGAATTATATTTTTGATATTGTTGTTCCGATGGAGGAACAGATAGAAATAAAAGATGGGAAGAAAAAGACGACGCTGAAAAAGGTTTTTCCTGGGTATGTACTTGTTAAAATGATAATAACCGATGAGTCGTGGTATGTGGTTCGGAACATAAGAGGTGTTACAGGATTTGTCGGTCCGGGTTCAAAACCCGTTCCATTGTCTGATGAAGAAATCAGGGCAATGGGGGTTGAACAGGTCGAAACGGTTGTTGATTACGAAGTCGGCGATACAGTAAGGGTTATAGAAGGGCCACTGGAAAGCTTTATCGGCACTGTGGAAGAAATCAGCATGGACAGGAAAAAGGTTCGCGTTCTTGTGTCGATGTTCGGGCGCGAAACCCCTGTGGAGCTTGATTTCACACAAATTCAGAAGCTGTAG